One window from the genome of Rhodospirillales bacterium encodes:
- a CDS encoding sulfurtransferase TusA family protein, with amino-acid sequence MSATLDARGLNCPLPILKTKKAIKEVPVGETLKVLSTDPGSVKDMDAFCRTTGNDLVESGQDGDTYTFLIRRKA; translated from the coding sequence ATGAGTGCGACGCTCGACGCCCGCGGGCTCAACTGCCCGCTCCCCATCCTCAAGACCAAGAAGGCGATCAAGGAAGTGCCGGTGGGCGAAACCCTCAAGGTGCTGTCCACCGATCCCGGCTCGGTCAAGGACATGGACGCCTTCTGCCGCACCACCGGCAACGACCTGGTGGAATCCGGCCAGGACGGCGACACCTACACGTTCCTCATCCGCCGCAAGGCGTGA
- a CDS encoding ribbon-helix-helix domain-containing protein: MVGMARIGAERPGKPKLTRGETPKPAVENAKRPLDRMFALCPADPSQEYKPLRRSIRLHGHSTTLRLEKAFWTVLEELAEKQGSTLAALITRIHDHCVGTDQKNLASCLRVVCLQYIETCR; this comes from the coding sequence ATGGTCGGCATGGCACGAATTGGCGCCGAACGTCCTGGCAAGCCCAAACTAACGCGCGGGGAGACGCCGAAACCCGCGGTTGAGAATGCGAAGCGGCCGCTCGATCGCATGTTCGCGCTCTGCCCCGCCGACCCGTCGCAGGAATACAAGCCGCTCCGCCGGTCGATCCGGCTGCACGGCCATTCCACCACTCTTCGTCTGGAAAAGGCATTCTGGACCGTGCTTGAGGAATTGGCGGAAAAACAAGGTTCCACCTTGGCCGCGTTGATTACCCGGATTCACGACCATTGCGTCGGCACCGACCAGAAAAACCTCGCCTCCTGCCTGAGGGTCGTCTGCCTGCAATACATCGAAACCTGCCGTTGA
- a CDS encoding pantoate--beta-alanine ligase encodes MNPVLGIARDVAALRARVRDWRGQGASVGLVPTMGALHDGHLALIRRSLATTARTCVTLFVNPKQFGPNEDFARYPRDEARDLTLIEKAGAHLVFAPSVAEMYPNGHRTGVTVTGLGDTLEGEFRPGFFAGVATVVTKLLLQALPDVAFFGEKDYQQLLVIRRLARDLDVPVEIVGVPTVREADGLALSSRNAYLSASERTIAPALHRVIAEAARNVAAGRPAPAEESRAMQALREAGFGKVDYVAVRDAETLEVPGPATRSRRVLAAAWLGKTRLIDNVAA; translated from the coding sequence TTGAACCCCGTGCTCGGCATCGCGCGCGACGTCGCCGCGCTCCGCGCCCGCGTCCGCGATTGGCGCGGGCAAGGCGCGAGCGTCGGCCTGGTGCCGACCATGGGCGCGTTGCACGACGGCCATCTCGCGCTGATCCGCCGTTCGCTCGCGACCACGGCGCGCACCTGCGTCACCTTGTTCGTCAATCCCAAGCAATTCGGCCCCAACGAGGATTTCGCCCGTTACCCACGCGACGAGGCGCGCGATCTGACCCTGATCGAAAAGGCCGGCGCGCATCTCGTATTCGCGCCGTCGGTGGCGGAGATGTATCCCAACGGCCATCGGACCGGCGTGACGGTCACCGGCCTCGGCGACACGCTCGAAGGCGAATTCCGTCCCGGATTCTTCGCCGGCGTCGCCACGGTGGTGACGAAGCTTTTGTTGCAGGCGTTGCCCGACGTCGCCTTTTTTGGCGAAAAAGACTACCAGCAGCTTCTGGTTATCCGCCGCCTCGCGCGCGATCTCGACGTTCCGGTCGAAATCGTCGGCGTGCCGACGGTGCGCGAGGCCGACGGGCTCGCCTTGTCCTCGCGCAACGCCTATTTGTCCGCGTCGGAGCGGACGATCGCGCCGGCGCTTCATCGCGTCATCGCCGAGGCGGCACGGAATGTCGCCGCGGGCAGGCCGGCGCCGGCGGAAGAATCCCGCGCCATGCAGGCCTTGCGGGAGGCGGGATTCGGCAAGGTCGATTACGTCGCCGTGCGCGACGCCGAAACGCTGGAGGTTCCCGGGCCGGCGACCCGATCGCGCCGCGTGCTGGCGGCCGCCTGGCTCGGCAAAACGCGCTTGATCGACAACGTGGCGGCGTGA
- the panB gene encoding 3-methyl-2-oxobutanoate hydroxymethyltransferase — MPPDTAPPAERITPELLRARKGGVPIVALTAYTKAEAQRLDPLVDLILVGDSVAMIVYGMDTTVGLTLDTMIAHGRAVTRGAKRACVVVDLPAGSYERSAEQAYTSAARAIAETGAAAVKLEGGAAVAPAIRRLVGAGIPVLGHVGLLPQSAGEGFRVQGRDDLSATHVLDDARAVAEAGAFAMVIEGTVEPLARCITETVPIPTIGIGASPACDGQILVTHDLLGLFADFTPKFVKRYAELGAATEAAVRQFADDVRARRFPGPEHCYGVKPAKD; from the coding sequence ATGCCGCCCGACACCGCTCCGCCCGCCGAACGGATCACGCCCGAACTCTTGCGCGCGCGCAAGGGTGGCGTGCCGATCGTCGCGCTCACCGCCTACACCAAGGCCGAGGCGCAGCGGCTCGATCCGCTGGTGGACCTGATCCTGGTCGGCGACTCGGTCGCCATGATCGTTTACGGCATGGACACCACCGTCGGGCTGACGCTGGACACCATGATCGCCCACGGCCGCGCGGTCACGCGCGGCGCCAAGCGCGCGTGCGTGGTGGTCGATCTGCCCGCCGGCAGCTACGAACGCAGCGCCGAACAGGCCTACACCTCGGCCGCGCGCGCGATCGCCGAAACCGGCGCGGCCGCCGTCAAGCTCGAAGGCGGCGCCGCGGTCGCCCCCGCGATCCGCCGCCTGGTCGGCGCCGGCATTCCCGTGCTCGGTCATGTCGGGCTGCTGCCCCAGTCGGCGGGCGAGGGCTTCCGCGTGCAGGGCCGCGACGACCTGTCGGCGACGCATGTGCTCGACGACGCGCGCGCGGTGGCGGAGGCCGGCGCCTTCGCCATGGTGATCGAGGGCACGGTCGAGCCGCTCGCGCGCTGCATCACCGAAACCGTTCCGATTCCGACCATCGGCATCGGCGCCTCGCCCGCCTGCGACGGCCAGATTCTGGTCACCCACGATCTGCTCGGGCTGTTCGCCGATTTCACGCCCAAGTTCGTCAAGCGCTACGCCGAACTGGGCGCGGCGACCGAAGCGGCCGTCCGTCAATTCGCCGACGACGTCCGCGCGCGCCGCTTTCCGGGCCCCGAGCACTGCTACGGCGTCAAGCCGGCGAAGGATTGA
- a CDS encoding peroxiredoxin family protein encodes MTAESANQKRMSIIVTKGTLDWAYPPFILATTAAAMDVKVSMFFTFYGLQLLKKSLDHLQISTLGNPAMEMPMMGMHMSMPNLMPIIPGVDALCTTMMKNLIKKKGVASIPELRAAAIEADVGIIGCQMTLDLFEMKKEDLIDGIELAGAAAYMENALKSDINLFI; translated from the coding sequence ATGACCGCCGAATCCGCCAACCAGAAACGGATGTCCATCATCGTCACCAAGGGCACCCTCGATTGGGCCTATCCGCCGTTCATTCTCGCGACCACGGCAGCGGCCATGGACGTCAAGGTGTCGATGTTCTTCACCTTTTACGGGCTGCAGCTCCTGAAGAAAAGCCTCGATCACCTGCAAATCTCCACCCTCGGCAACCCGGCGATGGAAATGCCGATGATGGGCATGCACATGTCCATGCCCAACCTGATGCCGATCATCCCCGGCGTGGACGCGCTGTGCACGACCATGATGAAGAACCTGATCAAGAAGAAGGGCGTCGCCTCGATCCCCGAGTTGCGCGCGGCCGCGATCGAAGCCGACGTCGGAATCATCGGTTGTCAGATGACGCTCGACCTGTTCGAGATGAAGAAGGAAGATCTGATCGACGGCATCGAGTTGGCCGGCGCCGCCGCCTACATGGAAAACGCGTTGAAGTCGGACATCAACCTGTTCATCTGA
- a CDS encoding DedA family protein → MLEYGGLFLSAFLAATVLPFSSEAVLAGLYAAKGGAEAGALLATASAGNTLGSFANFLLGRFFIHWRGARWFPVTAERLERAGAWFRRFGSWSLLFAWVPVVGDPLTVAAGVLRVNVWLFLTLVGIGKCARYVAVLWATSAAV, encoded by the coding sequence ATGTTGGAGTACGGGGGCTTGTTCCTGTCGGCGTTCCTCGCCGCGACGGTACTGCCGTTTTCGTCCGAGGCCGTTCTCGCGGGGCTTTACGCGGCCAAGGGCGGAGCCGAGGCCGGCGCCTTGCTCGCGACCGCGAGCGCGGGCAATACCCTCGGCAGCTTCGCCAATTTTCTGCTCGGGCGGTTTTTTATCCATTGGCGCGGCGCGCGCTGGTTTCCGGTCACGGCCGAGCGGCTTGAGCGCGCCGGTGCCTGGTTCCGCCGTTTCGGGTCGTGGTCGCTTCTGTTCGCGTGGGTTCCGGTGGTGGGCGATCCGTTGACCGTCGCGGCCGGGGTTCTGAGGGTCAATGTCTGGTTGTTTCTGACCCTGGTCGGGATCGGCAAGTGCGCGCGCTATGTGGCGGTGCTGTGGGCGACGTCCGCCGCCGTCTGA
- a CDS encoding FixH family protein encodes MKIRDLAKSARKPGWWYPWALFGVMAVTMIANGFLAWIADDTFSGLVTSRHRDLGLDYNRALEGQAAQERLGWRADIAFESRGGGGVIEVRLTTREGDPVDGADAELLIRRPVEDGFDRRVGLVAEGNGLYTARVALPKPGQWALYLLVRRGDDVFQRQTRIMAPEAPDLVISGPRQ; translated from the coding sequence ATGAAGATCAGGGACTTGGCCAAGTCCGCGCGCAAACCGGGGTGGTGGTACCCGTGGGCGCTGTTCGGCGTGATGGCGGTGACCATGATCGCCAATGGTTTCCTCGCGTGGATCGCCGACGACACGTTTTCCGGTCTCGTCACCTCGCGCCATCGCGACCTCGGGCTCGACTACAACCGCGCGCTCGAAGGCCAGGCCGCGCAGGAACGGCTCGGTTGGCGCGCCGACATCGCGTTCGAGTCGCGCGGCGGCGGCGGCGTGATCGAGGTCCGACTTACCACCCGCGAGGGCGATCCGGTCGACGGCGCCGACGCCGAACTGCTGATCCGCCGCCCGGTGGAGGACGGCTTCGATCGCCGGGTCGGGCTGGTGGCGGAAGGAAACGGTCTCTACACCGCCCGCGTCGCGTTGCCCAAACCGGGGCAGTGGGCGCTCTATCTGCTGGTCCGGCGCGGCGACGACGTTTTCCAGCGGCAGACCCGGATCATGGCGCCCGAAGCCCCCGATCTGGTAATATCCGGCCCGCGCCAATAG